The Candidatus Bathyarchaeota archaeon DNA segment TCCAATTGAGCCGCTATTTTGTTTCCAAACTCTTTGCATCTAGGAAACTCTTCCTCTAGAATCGGCCCCTTCATTCCTTGAACTTTTATTGACAGCCCATGAACCAGCAGTTTGGATTCAGGGACCTTTTCCTTTATTCTTTTCTCCATTTTCTTCACCGCCTTTTCGAAGAAGTAGCCACTTTTTTTCCCAAGGTATGTGTCAAAAGCAGCAAACAGTTTTCCCTTCAAGTCGAGTTTCCCAAGCCTGTCGATAAACGCCTTTACCCCCTTAGTTGGTCCGCCATAATGGTTCGGAGAACCAATCAAAATCGCATGGTAATCAAGGATCTTGTCGAGGTCAACCTCTTTGAGCTCACTGAGGGCAACTTCTATTCCTTCAACTTTTCTTATTCCTTCAACGATTTCTTCCGCTACAAGTTTGGTGTTACCATATTTCGATTCGTAAATAACGATGACTTTCGCCAACACCTCACCTCCTTTCAGATTCTTTAGTGCCGGGGGCGGGATTCGAACTCGCGACCTCTGGGCTTGGGCTCACAAGGCCCCTTTTCAGCTCTCCAGATTATGAGTCTGGCGCCCAAACCAGGCTAGGCTACCCCGGCTCAACCAATCTTTTTTACAAGCCACAATAAAGCCTTTCCGAAACAAAACAACCTCTTTTCAATAAAAACTTATCTAAACAACCATCACTCTTAACCCCTATCAGAAACTCACACAAAATAGCGGCAGGAGAAAACATCAATGGGCTATGAACAATGGTGGAAAACCTTAGAAAACCTCATAACCGAACTTCGAAAAAAACAGGTAACAATCTCCACAGAAGTCATGACCTCTCTACGATCTGCAAAAACCACGATAAACATCTACAAGGCAGACCCATCACGTTTAGAATCTATTCCTGTCATAGAGAACTACCTAATGACTGTCG contains these protein-coding regions:
- a CDS encoding flavodoxin family protein, producing MAKVIVIYESKYGNTKLVAEEIVEGIRKVEGIEVALSELKEVDLDKILDYHAILIGSPNHYGGPTKGVKAFIDRLGKLDLKGKLFAAFDTYLGKKSGYFFEKAVKKMEKRIKEKVPESKLLVHGLSIKVQGMKGPILEEEFPRCKEFGNKIAAQLET